The sequence AGGGTGCAGCCTTTAAACAGGAAAAGCACTGCCTTGTCCATTCAGTGCATCAACCTTGAAACATATCTTACTCTCAGCTATGACATGGGAATGTCTAGAATCCTGGTCTCTATGCAACACTGCATTGAACATTCTGAACCGAACACTCTTGCCTTCGTGTCTCCATAGATACGGAGAACGTCAGTCTGTTACGTCATTAACACGATACTAATTCAATAAAACTTGTAGATTTCAATGAATAGACAGAATAAGAATCATCCCTTAAATGGCAGGACGCGAAAGAAATAACCCACCACCCCACAATATGTCCAGTATCCACCGGCTATATTTTCCATATTTACAATAAGATGGATAATCAATGAATCAATCAAATCGCCATGTCATAGTGAATGAAAATACATTTAGACTGAACGTAATCGATCGAACTCATCCACCGCTATTCGTTGAGATTGAATCAGTGGAGAGGAACCTGTATAAAAAGGATGATGTCCCTCGTTCGTTTGCTTTTATCTGACCAATTCCAATTCTGACAAAATATGCAGGACACCTACACGAACAAGATGCAGAACTCACTTGATCAAATATAAGGTCGCTGCCATATCCTTCATCTGCGCAGTCCACCATAGATTTATGTGAAAGTGCAGTCGCGTTGCCAGGCTGCTTTCTGCTGACGCTCGGTGCCCCTTTAATGCCGGTTGCCATGTAGTTTTCATTGTCATGTAGGCGTCATTGGGTGCGTTCCAGGTTGACTTTATTGTAGTCACGCTGCGCCGATCATCAGATCTCACAAATCCTGGAGAAGTGTTCAATATCTCAGAAAACATGTCAGTGTGATATAGCAATCTTCTGAGACCCGCAGCGTGAATACCAATACCAATATCCAAAGACATGCTACTTGCAGAGAAAAATCAGTTGATTAGAAAATAAAATATCAATGGTGATCTCAGTGGGTCAACAGATTAACAGATGAAGATATTTCTCCAGCAATAATCTGAAATAATTTTgcaacaaaaacagaaatatataaactcagcaaaaaaagaaacgtcctctcactgtcaactgcatttattttctgcaaacttaacatgtgtaaatatttgtatggacATAACACgattcaacaactgaaacataaactgaacaagttccacagacatgtgactaacagaagtgGAATAATGTGTACCTGagcaaagggggggtcaaaatcaaaagtaacattcagtatctggtgtggccaccagctgcattaagtactgcagtgcatctcctcctcatggactgcaccagatttgccagttcttgctgcaAGATGTTACtgacctagccctcaccctccgatccaacaggtcccagacatgctcaatgggattgagatctgggctcttcgctggccatggcagaacactgacattcctgtcttgcaggaaatcacacacagaacgagcagtatagctggtggcattgtcatgctggagggtcatgtcaggatgagcctgcaggaagggtaccacatgatcgaggaggatgtcttccctgtaacgcacagcgttgacacTGCCTGGaataacaacaagctcagtccgataatgcagtgacacaccgcccaagaccatgacagaccctccacctccaaatcgatcccgctccagagtacaggcctcggtgtaatgctcattcctttaacgataaatgcgaatccgaccatcacccctggttagacaaaaccgcgactcgtcagtgaagagcactttttgccagtcctgtctggtccagcgacggtgggtttgtgcccataggcaacgttgttgccggtgatgtggggtgaggacctgccttacaacaggcctacaagccctcagtccagcctctctcagcctattgcagacagtctgagcactgatggagggattgtgcattcctggtgtaactcgggcagttgttgttgccatcctgtacatgtcccgcaggtgtgatgttcggatgtaccgatcctgtgcaggtgttgttacacgtggtctgccactgcgaggacgatcagctgtccgtcctgtctccctgtagagttgtcttaggcgtctcacagtacgtacattgcaatttatttccctggccacatctgcagtcctcatgcctccttgcagcatgcctaaggctcgttcacgcagatgagcagcgACCCTGGGCatctatcttttggtatttttcagagtCCGTAGGAGGCCTCTTTATTGTCCTAAgttgtcataactgtgaccttaatttcctaccctctgtaagctgttagtgtcttaacgaccgttccacaggtgcatgttcattaattgtttatggttcattgaacaagcatgggaaacagtgtttaaaccctttactatgaagatctgtgaagttatttggatttttacgaattatctttgaaagacagggtcctgaaaaagggatgtgtCTTTTTTTGCTTAGTTTATTTTTTAAGTAATGTTGCTTTTATGGAAAATCATCCCTCTTCTCTACAGACATATCACAGAAACTTCCAGATGTATAAAATGTAGATAGAGCACATAAGACTGGATAATAACTACAACTTTATTAACAACTTTATCAACATATCACAGAAACGTGGGCCATAATAGACAATCCTCTCGACCCTTCATCTTCCTGTACATAGATTCCATTGGGATACACACAGTTTTTCAACATAAACATAACCTATGGTCAGTCAGAGCACAATCTATTTATTTAGTTTTCTTAGATAGTAGACTGAATAGAAGGCAGGGTGGACGATGGCCCAAAGAAGGACCAAAGGTCACCTTACTCAAAACTGAACAGTTCTCCATAAGACAGGAAGCCTATACTGTAATAACCAGTCAACCTATGTATCCCAGGCAGCATATGGTGACATCATCAGGTGCATGTCTCTTGAAAGGCATTGATGACACTGTCATATGTGGGAGGAGGAGTCTGTGTGGGCAGGAACCCTTTAAGACTGCTGTTTCCCAACCAAAAAGAGTTCCGTTGGGGTTGAGTTGGCATGAGGGAGGCAGTATCTTCTGCTGATGAATTGGTGGCAGTAGTGTCATGAAGAGGCAAGGTATCCTGGTTGTTAGTGTCACCCTCAGACCCGTCACCTTGACCCATCCTGCTGCCCTTGGGCACTGGTCGGAAGGTGGATGATCCTGAGCTGGTCTTCTTCCCCAGTGGACCAACCGGCTCCACCGATGGTTGTCTATATAGGCTCAGAATACCTCCTCTGAGGCTGTTGTCGCTGTGCCGGTCGAACACTGTGCTCCGGTAGAGGCCTTGGCAGTTGGCCATGGGGTTGTGTGAGGGCTGGGAGGTGGCTGAGCGGTGCTGCTGTTTGGGACGCCTGGTAATCCGGGTGGAGGCTCTGCGTCTCGACAGCCATGTTAGGAGGATGTAGATCAGCGCTCCAATCAGGAGGCCCAACAGCATGGACAGACAGAAGGCTAGGACTAGGTTCCCTGGAGGAAAAGGAGGAAGATATTAGACAACTTTTTTAGATTTTCCCTAATTTAATGTCACCGTATTTGAGGTGAACTGATACTGAATGTTGAATGCTGTCGTAGTGGGGAAAGCTGGGGGAAAAAATAGATCATTACAAGCAGGGCGCAATCAAGTTGATATTTGATTGTAATGACATCATTGCAACAAGTTTTGCCTGTTGGGGTTGATCAAAATGGAGTGGCAAGGAACTCACTTGTTGGATAAATGAGTTTTCAGATTCAAAATGCCAGTAAACATTTCTTGACAAATTACAAATTGCAATGATTGCTTCCATGGTCCGCAATTTACATTTTCACAAATGAGAAAATGACAGTAGTAAATCGACTACTCAGAGATGGTCTCATATCACTTAATGGACGGGCTGTAGGTCAAATTTAAACAATAACTTTAATAACACATATACTGTAAACACAGAACTACACAGAAGTTGAGTGGTCCTTTGGTAGAGCATGGAACTTGTAACGCCAGGGTAGTTGGTTTGCTTACCGCGACCACCCATATGCAAAATGTATGGATAAAAGCAATAAAAGCATCTGCTTAGTGGCatatattagtagtagtagttttataTAAGACTAATCCAGTCATTTTAAGGTAGAATACTCATATCCCTTAATGAAAATTAAACACATTAAAAAGGCAGGCTTAAAATTCTTACCAATGTTAAATGATTTTAGTATATCCAGAAATGGATTTGTCTCATTGAACGCCATTATAATAACGAAAAGAAAAGTAGTTCACATCCAAACTGAGAACACTGCAGCACATTGAACTGGACTCTTTTCAAGACTGCTTGGTCCATTTCTTCCTGTCTGTTTTGTTTGCAATAGTGGAAACGTTGCTGTCAtgcttcctgcctctctctctactttttAAAATTAGCTTGTGCTTTTCTTATCTGCGTGGGGCAGAACTTTGggaaacaa is a genomic window of Salvelinus namaycush isolate Seneca chromosome 15, SaNama_1.0, whole genome shotgun sequence containing:
- the myct1b gene encoding myc target protein 1 homolog, whose translation is MAFNETNPFLDILKSFNIGNLVLAFCLSMLLGLLIGALIYILLTWLSRRRASTRITRRPKQQHRSATSQPSHNPMANCQGLYRSTVFDRHSDNSLRGGILSLYRQPSVEPVGPLGKKTSSGSSTFRPVPKGSRMGQGDGSEGDTNNQDTLPLHDTTATNSSAEDTASLMPTQPQRNSFWLGNSSLKGFLPTQTPPPTYDSVINAFQETCT